The proteins below are encoded in one region of Casimicrobium huifangae:
- a CDS encoding type II 3-dehydroquinate dehydratase translates to MKFLILHGPNLNLFGRREPHIYGTTTLAQINERLQLLAGELDVELVIHQSNHEGVLVDHFHQYIDSVDGALLNPAGLTQHGVSLHDAIKAMPFPVLEVHMSNIAAREPWRDHSIIAPAVKATIQGLGWRSYTAGLRALVETVRETKAT, encoded by the coding sequence ATGAAGTTCCTGATCCTGCACGGGCCGAACCTCAATCTGTTCGGCCGCCGCGAGCCGCACATCTACGGCACCACTACATTGGCGCAGATCAACGAGCGGCTGCAGTTGCTGGCGGGCGAGCTCGATGTTGAACTGGTGATCCATCAGTCGAATCACGAAGGCGTGCTGGTCGATCACTTTCATCAGTACATCGATAGTGTTGACGGTGCGCTGCTCAACCCGGCGGGCCTTACCCAGCATGGCGTCTCGTTGCATGATGCGATCAAGGCGATGCCGTTTCCGGTGCTCGAAGTCCATATGTCAAATATCGCTGCCCGCGAGCCCTGGCGCGATCACTCGATCATCGCGCCGGCGGTGAAGGCGACCATCCAGGGCCTGGGCTGGCGTTCGTACACCGCTGGTTTGCGCGCGCTGGTGGAAACGGTGCGCGAGACCAAGGCTACCTAG
- the metC gene encoding cystathionine beta-lyase, with protein MTTKQPATLLIHPERAAPGGFRSLVPGTERASTVLFENIDKWKNRSGFDESIYTYGTSGTPTTRDLQNRLAEWEGGFATVLFPSGLAAVAYAFLPFVAPGDHVLIPANVYDPVKTLANGLLKRMDVTVEQYDPLVGAGIAAQIKPNTRLVWVETPGSITMEVSDLPAIAAAAHAAGALVAIDNTYSAGWYLRAFELGADISVHALTKYPAGHSDLVMGSITAKDEATWKRVKDMALQTGQCCAPDDVYLVLRGLPTMPLRIRHVERVTNEIAQWMQTRPEVKLVLHPALPGSPGHEIWKRDFTGSTGVFSFVLHDQYGADAAARFIEALEFFGIGASWGGIGSLALTYDLAKSRTHWPHKGALIRLNIGLEDERDLKADLERGFAAL; from the coding sequence ATGACCACCAAGCAACCTGCCACCCTGCTCATTCATCCGGAGCGCGCCGCCCCCGGCGGCTTTCGCTCACTGGTGCCCGGCACCGAGCGCGCCTCCACCGTGCTGTTCGAGAACATCGACAAGTGGAAGAACCGCTCGGGCTTCGACGAATCGATCTACACCTACGGCACCAGTGGCACGCCGACCACGCGCGACCTGCAGAACCGCCTCGCCGAGTGGGAAGGCGGCTTCGCCACCGTGCTGTTCCCGTCCGGGCTGGCCGCCGTGGCATACGCATTTCTGCCGTTCGTGGCGCCGGGCGATCATGTGCTGATCCCCGCCAACGTGTACGACCCGGTCAAGACACTGGCCAACGGGCTGCTCAAACGGATGGATGTCACCGTTGAGCAATACGACCCGCTGGTAGGTGCCGGCATTGCCGCCCAGATCAAGCCGAACACCAGGCTGGTGTGGGTGGAAACGCCGGGCTCCATCACGATGGAAGTGAGCGATCTGCCCGCCATCGCCGCTGCGGCCCACGCGGCCGGTGCGCTGGTTGCCATCGACAACACCTACAGCGCCGGCTGGTATCTGCGCGCATTTGAACTGGGCGCCGACATCTCGGTACATGCGCTGACCAAGTATCCGGCCGGGCACAGCGATCTGGTGATGGGATCGATCACCGCGAAGGATGAGGCGACCTGGAAGCGCGTGAAGGACATGGCGCTGCAGACCGGCCAGTGCTGCGCGCCAGACGATGTGTATCTGGTGCTGCGCGGCTTGCCGACCATGCCGCTGCGCATCCGTCACGTCGAGCGGGTCACCAACGAGATCGCGCAGTGGATGCAGACGCGACCGGAGGTCAAGCTGGTGCTGCATCCGGCCTTGCCCGGCAGCCCCGGCCACGAGATCTGGAAACGCGACTTCACCGGCTCCACCGGGGTGTTTTCGTTCGTGTTGCACGATCAGTATGGTGCCGATGCGGCGGCCCGCTTCATCGAGGCGCTTGAGTTCTTTGGCATTGGCGCCAGCTGGGGAGGTATCGGCTCGCTGGCTCTCACCTATGATCTCGCGAAATCGCGCACGCATTGGCCGCACAAGGGCGCGCTGATTCGCCTGAACATCGGGCTTGAGGACGAGCGTGATCTCAAGGCCGATCTGGAGCGTGGCTTCGCGGCACTGTAG
- the fghA gene encoding S-formylglutathione hydrolase: MADTTLQLLSEHGCFGGVQRFYEHDSGAIGLPMRFSVFLPAQAVPGDARDKVPAIVYLAGLTCNEETFMIKAGAQRRAAELGIALIAPDTSPRGAGVPGETDSWDFGLAASFYLDATVSPWSQHYRMESYLTQELPALLAQTLPIDRERLGLSGHSMGGHGALTLALRHPGLFKSLSAFAPICAPTQCPWGQKAFAGYLGTDSALWCEHDASELMGRAAAAPFPDGILIDQGLADKFLEAQLHPHLFEHACAAVKQPLTLRRHAGYDHGYYFISTFINDHLDHHARILLRG; the protein is encoded by the coding sequence ATGGCCGACACGACGTTGCAGCTGCTCAGCGAGCATGGCTGCTTCGGCGGCGTGCAGCGCTTCTACGAGCATGACTCGGGCGCGATTGGTCTGCCGATGCGCTTCTCGGTGTTCCTGCCCGCGCAGGCGGTGCCCGGCGATGCGCGAGACAAGGTACCGGCGATCGTCTACCTCGCCGGCCTCACCTGCAACGAAGAGACTTTCATGATCAAGGCCGGTGCGCAGCGACGCGCCGCCGAGCTGGGCATCGCGCTGATCGCTCCCGACACCAGCCCGCGAGGCGCCGGCGTACCTGGAGAAACCGATAGCTGGGACTTCGGTCTCGCCGCGAGCTTCTATCTCGACGCCACGGTCTCACCGTGGTCGCAGCATTACCGCATGGAAAGCTACCTGACGCAGGAGCTGCCAGCGCTGCTTGCGCAGACTTTGCCCATTGATAGGGAGCGGCTCGGCCTGTCTGGCCATTCGATGGGCGGTCACGGCGCGCTGACGCTCGCGCTGCGGCATCCCGGTTTGTTCAAGTCGCTGTCGGCATTCGCTCCCATCTGCGCACCGACGCAATGCCCGTGGGGGCAGAAAGCGTTCGCTGGCTATCTCGGCACCGATAGCGCACTGTGGTGCGAGCACGACGCCAGCGAGCTCATGGGGCGCGCGGCGGCGGCGCCGTTCCCCGACGGCATCCTGATCGATCAGGGCCTCGCCGACAAGTTTCTCGAAGCGCAGTTACACCCGCACCTGTTCGAACATGCCTGTGCCGCAGTCAAACAGCCGCTGACTTTGCGCCGCCACGCGGGATACGATCACGGTTACTACTTCATCTCGACTTTCATCAACGATCATCTCGATCATCACGCGCGTATCCTGCTGCGCGGCTGA
- a CDS encoding helix-turn-helix domain-containing protein — protein MRHASASGNQNILNFNLFGESTHLPDILHCETIAARSALHDWELAPHRHDRLHQLLLLAAGRGTVQIDGRTQALTSMSLVNVPPGDVHAFAFQRGTEGWVTTLAAELLDEILGGVGDVRRTLGNAFVVTMPDDARLLMAGIAREFTGRGTARALLLRGLASTLLGLAARHAPSVADEDSSLTESQLFARFQSLLEAHFVAHWRVADYARALAVSATHLSRITRAATGRPASVLIDERIMREARRYLVYTNQPVASITYALGFNDPAYFSRVFTRVTGMSPRAFRQRLATPAAADATAAVV, from the coding sequence ATGCGCCATGCCTCGGCCTCCGGCAACCAGAACATCCTCAACTTCAACCTGTTCGGCGAGTCCACCCATCTGCCGGACATCCTGCATTGCGAAACCATCGCCGCCCGCTCAGCCTTGCATGACTGGGAGCTGGCGCCGCACCGGCATGACCGGCTGCACCAGTTGCTGCTGCTCGCTGCCGGGCGTGGCACAGTGCAGATTGATGGGCGGACCCAGGCACTCACCAGCATGTCGCTGGTCAACGTCCCGCCCGGAGACGTGCACGCATTTGCCTTTCAGCGGGGGACTGAGGGTTGGGTAACGACGCTGGCGGCCGAGCTGCTTGACGAAATTCTGGGCGGCGTCGGTGACGTACGGCGCACACTGGGCAATGCGTTTGTGGTGACCATGCCGGACGATGCGCGGCTTTTGATGGCAGGTATTGCGCGCGAGTTCACCGGTCGCGGCACGGCGCGGGCGCTGCTGCTGCGCGGGCTGGCGAGCACCCTGCTTGGCCTGGCCGCGCGGCATGCACCTTCAGTTGCCGATGAGGACAGCAGTTTGACCGAATCGCAGCTGTTCGCACGCTTCCAGTCGCTGCTTGAAGCTCATTTTGTGGCGCATTGGCGGGTGGCAGATTACGCCCGTGCGCTGGCGGTCAGCGCCACCCACCTGAGCCGCATAACCCGCGCAGCCACCGGACGGCCCGCCTCCGTGTTGATCGACGAACGCATCATGCGCGAGGCGCGGCGCTATCTCGTCTATACCAACCAGCCAGTTGCCAGCATCACCTACGCATTGGGATTCAACGACCCGGCTTACTTCAGCCGGGTGTTCACTCGCGTCACTGGAATGTCACCACGGGCGTTTCGGCAGCGACTGGCAACGCCAGCTGCAGCCGACGCCACGGCCGCCGTCGTCTAG
- a CDS encoding IclR family transcriptional regulator, protein MSSSLERSFQVLEYLAARPQGQSLSALSDELRIPRGACHRLLTDLVQFGYVRQMREHGEYALTTKLAALGLNYLSGSGIVDIAQPLMDRMAERSGELVRLAIVDGERLTFVAKAQGAKSGLRYDPDTGTDVRLSCSAAGHAWLSTLAENEALEIVVRQGFGSPVEFGPNAPTSVKQLVKLLQDARRRGFSMIVEMFAPGMTAMAAPIQRAGEPAVGVITIAGPLIRLTEARMLQLGPALKEVAAELALASAASPILARRTPVTLADTATAPARISRR, encoded by the coding sequence ATGTCCTCCTCACTCGAGCGTTCGTTTCAGGTTCTCGAATATCTGGCGGCACGACCACAGGGGCAGTCGTTGAGCGCGCTGTCGGACGAGCTGCGTATTCCGCGCGGCGCCTGTCACCGGCTGCTGACTGATCTGGTGCAGTTCGGCTACGTGCGACAGATGCGCGAGCATGGCGAGTACGCGCTGACCACCAAGCTCGCCGCGCTCGGCCTCAACTACCTGTCCGGCTCCGGCATCGTGGACATCGCGCAGCCGCTGATGGACCGCATGGCTGAGCGCTCGGGGGAGTTGGTGCGTCTGGCGATCGTCGATGGCGAGCGGCTGACCTTTGTGGCCAAGGCGCAGGGCGCTAAGAGCGGGCTGCGCTACGACCCCGACACCGGCACCGACGTGCGCCTTTCGTGCAGCGCGGCGGGCCACGCCTGGCTATCGACGCTGGCCGAGAATGAGGCGCTGGAGATTGTGGTGCGGCAGGGTTTCGGCAGTCCCGTCGAATTCGGACCCAACGCGCCGACCAGTGTCAAGCAACTGGTCAAGCTGCTGCAGGATGCCCGCAGGCGTGGCTTCAGCATGATCGTTGAAATGTTTGCGCCGGGCATGACGGCGATGGCGGCACCCATCCAGCGCGCGGGCGAGCCCGCAGTGGGCGTGATCACCATTGCCGGGCCGCTGATTCGCCTGACCGAAGCCCGCATGCTGCAGCTGGGGCCGGCTCTGAAGGAAGTGGCCGCCGAACTGGCACTGGCGAGCGCCGCATCACCGATCCTGGCGCGTCGTACGCCGGTAACACTGGCTGACACCGCCACTGCGCCGGCCCGAATATCACGGCGTTGA
- a CDS encoding S-(hydroxymethyl)glutathione dehydrogenase/class III alcohol dehydrogenase: protein MKTKAAVAWKSGAPLTIETVDLEGPKAGEVLVEIKATGICHTDYYTLSGADPEGIFPAILGHEGAGIVVDVGPGVTTLKKGDHVIPLYTPECRQCKFCLSRKTNLCQLIRGTQGKGLMPDATSRFSLDGKPIYHYMGTSTFSNYTVAPEISLAKIRKDAPFDKVCYIGCGVTTGIGAVIFTAKVEAGANVVVFGLGGIGLNVIQGAKMVGADKIIGIDINPAREAMARKFGMTHFINPKQLEAAGENVVDAIVQLTDGGADYSFECIGNTKVMRQALECTHKGWGQSIIIGVAEAGAEISTRPFQLVTGRQWKGSAFGGARGRTDVPKIVDWYMDGKINIDDLITHTMPLEKINEGFDLMKRGESIRGVVIY from the coding sequence GTGAAAACCAAAGCCGCCGTCGCCTGGAAATCGGGCGCACCTCTGACCATCGAAACCGTCGATCTTGAGGGCCCCAAGGCCGGCGAGGTGCTGGTCGAAATCAAGGCCACCGGTATCTGCCACACCGATTACTACACACTATCCGGCGCCGACCCGGAGGGCATCTTTCCGGCGATCCTCGGCCACGAAGGCGCAGGCATCGTGGTCGATGTCGGCCCCGGCGTCACCACGCTCAAGAAGGGCGATCACGTGATCCCGCTCTACACGCCCGAGTGCCGCCAATGCAAGTTCTGCCTGTCGCGCAAGACCAACCTGTGCCAGCTGATCCGCGGCACCCAGGGCAAGGGCCTGATGCCCGATGCGACCAGCCGCTTCTCGCTCGACGGCAAGCCCATCTATCACTACATGGGCACCTCTACGTTTTCGAACTACACCGTCGCGCCCGAGATCTCGCTCGCCAAGATCCGTAAAGACGCACCGTTCGACAAGGTCTGCTACATCGGCTGCGGCGTCACCACCGGGATCGGCGCGGTCATCTTCACGGCCAAAGTCGAAGCGGGCGCAAACGTCGTGGTGTTTGGCCTCGGCGGTATTGGTCTCAACGTAATCCAGGGCGCCAAAATGGTCGGCGCCGACAAGATCATCGGCATCGACATCAACCCGGCGCGCGAGGCCATGGCGCGCAAATTTGGCATGACCCACTTCATCAATCCGAAGCAACTTGAAGCAGCAGGCGAGAACGTCGTCGACGCAATCGTGCAACTGACCGACGGTGGTGCCGACTACAGTTTCGAATGCATCGGCAACACCAAGGTCATGCGTCAGGCGCTCGAATGCACGCACAAGGGCTGGGGCCAGAGCATCATCATCGGTGTCGCCGAGGCGGGTGCCGAGATCAGCACGCGGCCGTTCCAGCTGGTCACCGGTCGGCAGTGGAAAGGCTCGGCGTTCGGCGGGGCCCGCGGCCGCACCGATGTACCGAAGATCGTCGACTGGTACATGGACGGCAAGATCAACATTGACGACCTGATCACCCACACCATGCCGCTGGAAAAAATCAACGAAGGCTTCGACCTCATGAAACGCGGCGAATCCATTCGCGGCGTGGTCATCTACTGA
- a CDS encoding TRAP transporter substrate-binding protein → MQHSVRLFTTAAIALAGVAFVSPSASAQSAPDAQERTIKFGHLNNPDHPVSLGVKKFAELLAAKSGGKLKVNEFPSNQLGNELQQQSALQGGVQEMTAPSTSSLAGIVKEFGLIDFPFALASFEQADALLDGPFGQALIARLPEKGLIALGYWDLGFRNVTNSRRPINRPEDLDGIKIRVIPNPVFLETFKAFKANPVPMPFAELYGALEAKAVDGQENPFAVILSNKMFEVQKYVSATNHVYGTNIILVSKRFWDKLSPAEQKMMQDAANEAKRYQRQVSRDAAQKAVAELKAKGMQYNELAAAEQARMRQIAKPVTDKFAASYDATLVKLYNDELARIRK, encoded by the coding sequence GTGCAGCATTCCGTCCGACTCTTCACTACCGCCGCGATTGCCCTCGCCGGCGTCGCATTCGTGTCGCCCAGCGCGTCAGCGCAGTCTGCGCCGGACGCGCAGGAGCGCACCATCAAGTTCGGCCATCTGAACAACCCCGATCATCCGGTGAGCCTCGGGGTGAAGAAATTTGCCGAATTGCTCGCCGCGAAAAGCGGGGGCAAACTCAAGGTCAACGAATTCCCGTCCAACCAGCTCGGCAACGAGTTGCAGCAGCAGTCTGCTCTGCAGGGTGGTGTGCAGGAAATGACGGCACCGAGCACCAGTTCGCTCGCCGGTATCGTCAAGGAGTTCGGCCTGATTGACTTTCCGTTTGCGCTGGCGAGTTTCGAGCAGGCCGACGCGCTGCTCGACGGCCCGTTCGGTCAGGCCCTTATTGCGCGCTTGCCCGAGAAGGGGCTGATTGCGCTCGGCTACTGGGACCTGGGCTTTCGCAATGTCACCAACAGCCGCCGACCCATCAACCGGCCGGAAGATCTCGACGGCATCAAGATTCGTGTGATCCCGAATCCGGTGTTCCTGGAAACCTTCAAGGCGTTCAAGGCGAACCCGGTGCCAATGCCGTTTGCCGAGCTGTACGGCGCGCTGGAGGCAAAGGCAGTCGATGGTCAGGAGAACCCGTTTGCGGTGATCCTTTCCAACAAAATGTTCGAGGTGCAGAAGTACGTCAGCGCGACCAACCACGTCTACGGCACCAACATCATCCTGGTCAGCAAGCGCTTCTGGGACAAGCTCTCTCCAGCCGAGCAGAAGATGATGCAGGACGCCGCCAATGAAGCGAAGCGTTACCAGCGCCAGGTCAGTCGCGACGCCGCGCAGAAGGCAGTCGCCGAGTTGAAGGCGAAAGGCATGCAGTACAACGAGCTGGCAGCGGCCGAGCAGGCGCGCATGCGCCAGATTGCCAAACCGGTGACCGACAAGTTTGCCGCGTCTTACGACGCCACGCTGGTGAAGCTCTACAACGACGAACTGGCACGCATCCGCAAATGA
- a CDS encoding glutathione peroxidase, whose protein sequence is MTTAFDFTVKDINGKPQKLAKYKGKTLLIVNTASKCGFTPQYKGLQALHDKYHEQGLEVLGFPCNQFGEQEPGDESEIASFCDLNYGVNFPMFAKVDVNGDNAAPLFEHLKEEAPGLLGSKNVKWNFTKFLVTPDGKVKRFAPQDEPASLAKDIEKALG, encoded by the coding sequence ATGACCACCGCATTCGATTTCACCGTCAAGGACATCAACGGCAAACCGCAGAAGCTCGCCAAGTACAAGGGCAAGACGCTGCTGATCGTGAACACCGCCAGCAAGTGCGGCTTTACGCCGCAATACAAGGGCCTGCAGGCGCTGCATGACAAATACCATGAGCAGGGTCTGGAAGTACTCGGCTTCCCTTGCAACCAGTTCGGCGAACAGGAGCCCGGTGACGAGAGCGAGATCGCAAGCTTTTGCGACCTGAACTACGGCGTCAACTTCCCGATGTTTGCCAAGGTCGATGTCAATGGTGACAACGCAGCACCGCTGTTCGAGCACCTCAAGGAAGAAGCACCCGGTCTGCTCGGCAGCAAGAACGTGAAGTGGAATTTCACCAAGTTCCTCGTCACCCCCGATGGCAAGGTGAAGCGCTTCGCGCCGCAGGATGAGCCCGCCTCACTCGCGAAGGACATCGAAAAGGCTCTAGGCTGA
- a CDS encoding ABC transporter substrate-binding protein codes for MRKSITLTFALLLGATFACAGFAATKTLHIAFTAAESTFDPAASDDIPSSDIIRMVFDPPLDYDYHARPVALKPATLAQMPEVSPDGRTYTLTVKPGIYFQDDPVFAGKKRELVAADYVYAIKRLMDPKIASPNYYLIENKLVGMKPVREAAEKSGKFDYDREFPGLRTLDRYRLQIVFEKPQYEFLYDLAASAFSAVAREVIEKYRDERGRVREHPIGTNAFQLAASEWKRSSRIVLTRYPGYRDEALPLASGPSPTLKVPQLDRIEVQILEEPLPRMLAFQSGELDQIDVPRALHERVFDGTALKAEYATRGIRHQRRMEPSLQFQYFNMSDPVVGGMALEKIALRRAILLGYNGPRERETIYKGQAEFATQLIPPTQNGHSKGLNLRPPYDPPLARALLDRFGYKDCDGDGYREAPGCKPLIFTRSNPPDSKSREQDEIWKQSMDAIGIKVQFFSQKWPDLIEMSRTGKLQSWGWGWISSGPGGSGYPSLLVSRNINAINDMQFKDAEYDRLYDLAEATPIGPRRTAIYEALSRIAAAYSVLDFGFHTYANDVSHPWLKNYLRHPFWRTPWKYVDIDLSERERLSRQR; via the coding sequence ATGCGCAAGTCGATCACCCTCACGTTTGCACTGCTGCTTGGTGCAACGTTCGCCTGCGCGGGCTTCGCGGCAACGAAGACGCTGCACATCGCCTTCACGGCCGCAGAGAGCACCTTCGATCCCGCCGCGTCCGACGACATTCCGTCGAGCGACATCATCCGCATGGTGTTCGATCCGCCGCTGGACTACGACTATCATGCCCGTCCGGTCGCGCTAAAACCTGCGACGCTGGCGCAGATGCCCGAGGTCTCGCCCGACGGCCGGACGTACACACTCACCGTCAAGCCGGGCATCTATTTCCAGGACGACCCGGTGTTCGCCGGCAAGAAGCGCGAGCTGGTCGCCGCCGACTATGTGTACGCCATCAAGCGCCTGATGGATCCAAAGATCGCGTCGCCGAACTACTACCTGATCGAGAACAAGCTGGTAGGGATGAAGCCGGTACGCGAAGCGGCCGAGAAGTCGGGCAAGTTCGACTACGACCGCGAGTTTCCGGGGCTGCGCACGCTCGACCGCTATCGCCTGCAGATTGTTTTTGAAAAGCCGCAGTACGAGTTCCTGTATGACCTCGCTGCCAGCGCATTCAGCGCAGTGGCACGCGAGGTGATCGAGAAGTACCGCGACGAACGCGGCCGCGTGCGCGAGCACCCGATCGGCACCAACGCATTCCAGCTGGCAGCGAGCGAATGGAAGCGCTCCAGCCGCATTGTGCTCACCCGCTATCCCGGCTATCGCGACGAGGCGCTGCCGCTCGCGTCCGGCCCGTCACCCACGCTCAAGGTGCCGCAGCTTGACCGCATTGAAGTGCAGATCCTCGAGGAGCCGCTGCCACGCATGCTCGCATTCCAGAGCGGCGAGCTCGACCAGATCGACGTGCCACGGGCACTGCACGAGCGCGTGTTCGACGGCACCGCACTGAAGGCGGAGTATGCGACGCGCGGCATCCGTCACCAGCGGCGTATGGAACCCTCGTTGCAGTTCCAGTACTTCAATATGAGCGACCCGGTGGTCGGTGGCATGGCCCTGGAAAAGATCGCCCTGCGCCGCGCCATCCTGCTGGGCTACAACGGCCCGCGCGAGCGCGAGACCATCTACAAAGGTCAGGCCGAGTTCGCTACTCAACTGATTCCGCCCACCCAGAACGGTCACTCGAAGGGCCTCAACCTGCGACCACCGTATGACCCACCGCTCGCCCGCGCCCTGCTCGACCGCTTTGGCTACAAGGACTGCGATGGCGACGGTTATCGCGAGGCACCGGGCTGCAAGCCGCTCATCTTCACCCGCTCCAACCCACCCGACAGCAAGTCGCGGGAGCAGGACGAGATCTGGAAGCAGAGCATGGACGCCATCGGCATCAAGGTGCAGTTTTTCAGCCAGAAATGGCCCGACCTGATCGAGATGTCGCGCACCGGCAAGCTGCAATCCTGGGGCTGGGGCTGGATCTCCAGCGGTCCCGGTGGCAGCGGCTACCCGAGCCTGCTGGTATCGCGCAACATCAACGCCATCAACGACATGCAGTTCAAGGATGCCGAGTACGACCGGCTCTACGACCTCGCCGAGGCAACGCCGATCGGGCCGCGGCGCACGGCGATCTACGAAGCCCTGTCGAGGATCGCAGCGGCTTACTCCGTGCTCGACTTTGGCTTCCACACCTATGCCAATGACGTTTCGCATCCGTGGCTGAAGAACTATCTGCGCCACCCGTTCTGGCGCACGCCTTGGAAATACGTTGACATCGACTTGTCGGAACGCGAGCGGCTGAGCAGGCAGCGCTGA
- a CDS encoding alkaline phosphatase family protein: protein MKWLKARAWAALVVAGMVGCAGAATPAASGVPGGIAPPKLVVVVLVDGLPQEQLLKNYDLFVPNGLRRLMDKGAWFSDAHQAHAFTVTAVGHATILSGAYPYQTGIIGNDWKTRDGKFIYNTADTAHKYLDGTPTQDEDGTSPKLLQVSLLGDELRYATNNAGRVFSVAGKDRGAILMAGKTGTAYMYSTKTGRFTSTSYYMDKHPQWWEDYYAKAPQNKWFHQRWNVLLDNPKAYERALPEGQKAAVYNQMTSKMGYLYGIGETSPGASYYRMLMPSPFGDEMTADFALTMMKSEAIGRNPKGATDIMTVSFSSHDYINHNFGPESIQSMDHLLRLDRTLAKFFEAVEAHAGRDNVLTVFSADHGFMNTPEYSSGRGFEAGRIDPTDTRNAVNALAEKKFGIPKIATQHMVGGWTLDYAAIDTKGLNREEVETFMARALLDQPGIGYAFTRSQLERGDLPAHRVALLSQRAWFRQSAVDIMVITKPFHYFQSKTSNPGSVCSHGTPYSYDTNVPLMIHGPKWVRAGRYTQYAETVDIAPTLAQVLNVRVPSASEGKVLTHALVAR, encoded by the coding sequence ATGAAGTGGTTGAAGGCGCGTGCCTGGGCCGCACTGGTTGTGGCAGGGATGGTGGGATGTGCTGGCGCAGCGACGCCTGCTGCCAGTGGCGTACCCGGCGGAATTGCGCCGCCGAAACTGGTCGTGGTGGTGCTGGTGGACGGCTTGCCGCAGGAACAGTTACTGAAGAACTACGACCTGTTCGTGCCGAACGGTTTGCGCCGCTTGATGGACAAGGGTGCATGGTTCTCCGACGCCCATCAGGCACATGCCTTTACCGTGACTGCGGTGGGCCATGCCACGATCCTCTCCGGCGCTTATCCCTACCAGACGGGCATCATCGGCAACGACTGGAAAACGCGCGACGGCAAGTTCATCTACAACACTGCCGACACCGCGCACAAGTACCTCGACGGTACGCCCACGCAGGATGAAGACGGCACCAGTCCGAAGCTGCTGCAGGTGAGCCTGCTCGGCGACGAGTTGCGCTACGCCACCAACAACGCTGGCCGTGTGTTCTCGGTGGCCGGCAAGGATCGCGGTGCGATCCTGATGGCAGGCAAGACGGGAACCGCCTACATGTACTCCACCAAGACTGGCCGCTTCACCAGCACCAGCTACTACATGGACAAGCACCCGCAGTGGTGGGAGGACTACTACGCGAAGGCGCCACAGAACAAGTGGTTCCACCAGCGCTGGAATGTGCTGCTGGACAACCCGAAGGCCTATGAGCGCGCGCTACCGGAAGGCCAGAAGGCCGCGGTTTACAACCAGATGACTTCGAAGATGGGCTACCTCTACGGCATCGGTGAAACCAGCCCTGGCGCGAGTTACTACCGCATGCTGATGCCGAGTCCGTTCGGCGACGAAATGACCGCCGATTTTGCGCTGACCATGATGAAGTCGGAAGCCATCGGCCGCAATCCCAAGGGCGCCACCGACATCATGACTGTGAGCTTCTCCAGCCACGATTACATCAATCACAACTTTGGTCCCGAAAGCATCCAGTCGATGGATCACCTGCTGCGGCTGGACCGTACACTGGCAAAGTTTTTCGAGGCGGTGGAAGCGCATGCCGGGCGCGACAACGTGCTCACCGTGTTCTCGGCCGACCACGGCTTCATGAACACCCCTGAATACAGCAGCGGTCGTGGTTTCGAGGCGGGCCGCATTGACCCGACGGATACCCGCAACGCGGTGAATGCGCTGGCCGAGAAGAAATTCGGCATCCCGAAAATTGCGACGCAGCACATGGTGGGTGGCTGGACGCTCGACTACGCAGCGATCGATACCAAAGGCCTCAATCGCGAAGAGGTGGAGACCTTCATGGCGCGTGCGCTGCTCGATCAGCCCGGCATCGGCTACGCCTTCACGCGCAGCCAGCTTGAACGTGGCGACCTCCCGGCGCATCGCGTCGCGCTGCTGTCCCAGCGCGCCTGGTTCCGGCAGTCGGCGGTGGACATCATGGTGATTACCAAGCCTTTCCATTACTTCCAGTCGAAAACGTCCAACCCCGGCAGCGTCTGCTCGCACGGCACGCCGTACAGCTACGACACCAACGTGCCGCTGATGATCCACGGTCCGAAATGGGTCAGGGCCGGCCGCTACACGCAGTACGCCGAGACGGTGGACATCGCGCCGACCTTGGCGCAGGTGCTCAATGTGCGTGTGCCCAGTGCGAGTGAAGGCAAGGTGTTGACGCACGCGCTGGTAGCCCGCTGA